The Trinickia acidisoli genome includes a window with the following:
- a CDS encoding ATP-binding protein — MRPPLAQLAPPSVRAKLVATFLLLFAITLAVVIVGVLGMQANQRALDEYEANVVPEIARALELSDKVAQLAAVAPSTTMTASPDLLRGDTDLLRGLLADIRRLAPDPRGKSGADLEVLDDLDAIDEDLPRLLVVSGRQRQLADELANLRTVADRIGDSIARRKQIVAQGAPTLIEVWARTTGALQAADAAELGSAESDNEALWLQVHARGEDKREPELAAALQRLDGGARSVFDVRREFLASEAQTNYLVTLLRGHADHLSGKSARYVERLRQIAHERSEKVRRVALSSQSGLLLLAFAGVAVALAGVAYVNRILRKLQAMTRVMARLAAGDASGQIPSTHRPDEIGELARAFEVFRTNLHENERLTQGLEAQRRLQESVFNTMNDGVSVHDARGCLIAWNPTFATLLGCSPATLSRGMTLAELRRAIAPPARWRQVSRQTATHSADGVRIAASAELHIRDRRILEFHCQPLPDGGWVAVCRDLTSRRAVEAELMHAQKMDVLGQLTGGVAHDFNNFLVAILGNLELLLPRLAGRDDEHAMAGRASRAAERASRLTRRLLAFARRQPLQAERIAVDTMLAEMLDLVEYSAGLRTEVALAPSAAACWVEVDRGQLENAILNLTLNSVAAMPDGGKLTLSVRHGEPLPAMAARRSVVLSVADTGCGIAPMLLDKVVEPFFTTKAAGEGSGLGLSSVYGFVRQSGGDLRIQSAVGGGTTVELWLPASEAQPARAERIEAHAPASGGPLPMRAGARVLVVEDDPEVRETALTQFAALGAQAHAVASVTDALAWLDANGLVTLVLSDISLGASGSGIELAVQVTQRWPAQRIALTSGLPPEAHQGHPDWQPDLPFVPKPFDLATLAALLH, encoded by the coding sequence ATGCGCCCGCCCCTGGCCCAGCTCGCGCCGCCGAGCGTGCGCGCCAAGCTCGTCGCCACGTTCCTGCTGCTGTTCGCGATCACGTTGGCCGTCGTCATCGTCGGCGTGCTCGGCATGCAGGCGAACCAGCGTGCGCTCGACGAATACGAGGCCAACGTCGTCCCCGAAATCGCGCGCGCGCTCGAATTGTCGGACAAGGTAGCGCAACTCGCGGCGGTCGCACCCAGCACGACGATGACGGCATCGCCCGACCTGCTGCGCGGCGACACCGATTTGTTGCGGGGGCTCCTCGCCGACATTCGGCGGTTGGCGCCGGACCCGCGCGGCAAATCGGGCGCCGATCTCGAGGTGCTCGACGATCTCGATGCGATCGACGAAGACCTGCCGCGCTTGCTCGTGGTGTCGGGCCGCCAGCGTCAGCTTGCCGACGAGCTAGCGAACTTGCGCACCGTCGCGGATCGCATCGGCGACAGCATCGCGCGCCGCAAGCAGATCGTTGCGCAAGGCGCGCCCACGTTGATCGAAGTCTGGGCGCGTACGACCGGCGCGCTGCAAGCGGCCGATGCGGCCGAGCTCGGCAGCGCCGAGAGCGACAACGAAGCACTCTGGCTGCAAGTGCATGCGCGCGGCGAAGACAAGCGGGAGCCCGAGCTCGCCGCCGCGCTGCAACGGCTCGACGGCGGCGCACGCAGCGTCTTCGACGTGCGCCGCGAATTTCTTGCGAGCGAGGCGCAGACCAACTACCTCGTCACGTTGCTGCGTGGACACGCCGATCATCTGAGCGGCAAGTCGGCGCGCTACGTCGAACGCTTGCGGCAAATCGCGCATGAGCGCAGCGAGAAGGTTCGCCGCGTCGCGCTCTCGAGCCAGTCGGGCCTCTTGTTGCTCGCGTTCGCGGGCGTGGCCGTTGCGCTAGCAGGCGTCGCCTACGTCAATCGCATCCTGCGCAAATTGCAGGCGATGACGCGCGTGATGGCGCGGCTCGCGGCGGGCGATGCGTCGGGACAAATCCCGTCGACGCACCGCCCCGATGAAATCGGCGAACTCGCGCGCGCCTTCGAAGTGTTCCGCACGAATCTGCACGAGAACGAGCGGCTGACACAAGGCCTCGAGGCACAGCGCCGCTTGCAGGAGTCGGTGTTCAACACGATGAACGACGGCGTTTCCGTTCACGATGCGCGCGGCTGCCTCATCGCCTGGAATCCGACCTTCGCGACGCTGCTCGGATGTTCGCCCGCCACGCTTTCGAGGGGGATGACGCTGGCGGAACTGCGTCGCGCGATCGCGCCGCCCGCGCGCTGGCGTCAAGTGTCGCGTCAGACGGCGACGCATAGCGCCGACGGTGTGCGCATCGCCGCTTCCGCGGAACTTCACATCAGAGATCGGCGCATCCTCGAGTTTCATTGCCAGCCGTTGCCCGATGGTGGCTGGGTGGCTGTCTGCCGCGATTTGACGAGCCGTCGCGCCGTGGAAGCCGAATTGATGCATGCGCAGAAGATGGACGTGCTCGGCCAACTGACGGGCGGTGTTGCGCACGACTTCAACAACTTTCTCGTCGCCATTCTCGGCAATCTCGAACTGCTGCTGCCGCGGCTAGCCGGTCGTGACGACGAGCATGCGATGGCCGGCCGCGCGAGCCGCGCAGCAGAACGCGCGTCGCGCCTCACGCGCCGCTTGCTGGCTTTTGCGCGTCGCCAGCCACTACAGGCGGAACGGATCGCGGTCGATACCATGCTCGCGGAAATGCTCGACCTCGTCGAATATTCGGCGGGGCTGCGCACGGAGGTTGCGCTCGCGCCGTCCGCGGCGGCGTGCTGGGTCGAGGTCGATCGTGGCCAACTCGAGAACGCGATCTTGAATTTGACGCTGAACAGCGTGGCGGCGATGCCGGACGGCGGCAAGCTCACGCTGTCGGTGCGTCACGGCGAGCCGTTGCCCGCAATGGCGGCACGACGTTCAGTAGTCCTAAGCGTTGCCGATACCGGATGCGGCATCGCGCCGATGTTGCTCGACAAGGTGGTCGAACCGTTCTTCACGACCAAAGCCGCCGGCGAGGGCAGCGGACTCGGGTTGAGCAGTGTCTACGGTTTCGTACGCCAAAGCGGCGGTGACTTGCGCATCCAAAGCGCGGTCGGCGGGGGGACGACGGTCGAGCTATGGCTGCCCGCGAGCGAGGCGCAACCGGCGCGGGCCGAGCGAATCGAGGCCCATGCGCCAGCGAGCGGTGGTCCTCTCCCTATGCGCGCAGGCGCGCGCGTGCTCGTTGTCGAAGACGATCCGGAAGTCCGCGAAACGGCGTTGACTCAGTTCGCCGCGCTCGGTGCGCAGGCGCATGCGGTCGCGAGCGTGACCGATGCACTCGCTTGGCTCGATGCGAACGGCCTCGTGACGCTCGTGCTCTCCGACATCTCGCTCGGCGCGAGCGGCAGCGGCATCGAGCTGGCGGTGCAAGTTACCCAGCGCTGGCCCGCGCAGCGCATCGCCTTGACCTCGGGCCTGCCGCCCGAAGCGCATCAAGGCCATCCCGATTGGCAGCCCGACCTGCCTTTCGTTCCCAAGCCCTTCGATCTCGCCACGCTCGCCGCGCTGCTGCACTGA
- a CDS encoding carbohydrate ABC transporter permease, whose amino-acid sequence MRSNTLTIRTPTYSENEAVANPRGSALARARRRQAWLMMLPAIVALAAIAGWPLVRTAWFSLTDAQLSDLSHWHFVGLANYIGPAGVLRDPEWWNAVANTVAFALVSVALETAAGLVVALLLDAPSRLRTLLRAAVLVPWAIPTVVSAKIWSWMLNDQFGVVNAMLQSLGLIHTPLAFTADARLVFPTIVLVDVWKTTPFMALLMLAALQTVPRDCYEAAHIDGVPRTRVFRCVTLPLIWPGVLVAMIFRTLDALRVFDLIYVMTSNSSATKSMSIYVREQLIDFQQVGFGSAAAVLLFLSIVLFTVGYMVLNRNRMQGV is encoded by the coding sequence GTGAGAAGCAACACCCTAACGATTAGGACTCCTACCTATTCGGAGAACGAAGCGGTAGCGAACCCACGTGGTTCCGCGCTGGCGCGTGCACGGCGCCGTCAAGCGTGGCTGATGATGCTGCCGGCCATCGTCGCGCTCGCGGCGATCGCGGGGTGGCCGCTCGTTCGCACCGCCTGGTTCAGCTTGACCGACGCGCAGCTCTCCGACCTTTCGCATTGGCATTTCGTAGGCCTCGCGAACTATATCGGGCCGGCCGGCGTCTTGCGCGATCCCGAATGGTGGAATGCCGTCGCGAACACCGTCGCGTTCGCGCTCGTCTCGGTTGCGTTGGAGACGGCGGCGGGCTTGGTCGTCGCGCTGCTGCTCGATGCGCCGTCGCGCCTGCGAACGCTGTTGCGCGCCGCCGTGCTCGTGCCGTGGGCGATTCCGACCGTCGTCTCGGCGAAAATCTGGAGCTGGATGCTCAACGACCAATTCGGTGTCGTCAACGCGATGCTGCAATCGTTGGGCCTCATCCACACGCCGCTCGCATTCACGGCCGATGCTCGGCTCGTGTTTCCGACGATCGTGCTCGTCGACGTCTGGAAGACGACGCCGTTCATGGCCCTCCTGATGCTGGCGGCCTTGCAGACGGTACCGCGCGATTGCTACGAAGCGGCGCATATCGACGGCGTGCCGCGCACCCGCGTGTTCCGCTGCGTCACGCTGCCGCTTATCTGGCCCGGCGTGCTCGTCGCGATGATCTTCCGCACGCTGGACGCGTTGCGCGTCTTCGATCTGATCTACGTGATGACGTCGAACAGCAGCGCGACCAAGAGTATGTCCATCTACGTGCGCGAACAACTGATCGATTTTCAGCAAGTGGGCTTTGGTTCCGCCGCCGCCGTGCTGCTATTCCTGTCGATCGTGCTGTTCACGGTCGGCTACATGGTCTTGAACCGCAACCGCATGCAAGGTGTGTGA
- a CDS encoding metal-sulfur cluster assembly factor: MDSLSIASDSPATREDIRAALQRVIDPEIGINIVDLGLVYDIESKTEGWRIALTMTSPACPMGQSILDDVQAVIDASLAIGTSVDIDLVWEPPWEPAMMSDAARDALGWSDD; the protein is encoded by the coding sequence ATGGACTCCTTATCGATCGCTTCCGACTCGCCGGCGACGCGAGAGGACATACGCGCCGCCCTGCAACGCGTCATCGATCCAGAGATCGGCATCAACATCGTCGATCTCGGTCTCGTGTACGACATCGAATCGAAAACCGAAGGCTGGCGTATCGCGCTGACCATGACCTCGCCAGCCTGTCCGATGGGGCAGTCGATTCTCGACGATGTGCAGGCAGTCATCGACGCTTCGCTCGCCATCGGGACGAGCGTCGACATCGACCTCGTTTGGGAACCGCCGTGGGAGCCAGCCATGATGAGCGACGCGGCGCGCGATGCGCTCGGGTGGAGCGACGATTGA
- a CDS encoding ABC transporter substrate-binding protein has product MFKLRAGVAVIALMLAAGSAGAATLRLVCGSAGIDQSSCEAAAKAWAQKTGNQVEFVSMPNNSSEALALYEQLLSSGSDKLDVMQIDTVWPGILANQLVDLKPYLKDRIADYFPSAIANDTVNGKLVAVPWYIDTGMLYYRKDLLAKYHMRVPTTWEELGATARKIQDAERAAGNEKMWGYVWQGRAYEGLTCDALEWVSSYNGGNVIDAQGRVTIDNPAAAKALETASKWVGTITPKAVLNYGEEEARGVFQSGNAVFMRNWPYVWSIANKDGSPVKGEIGVAPLPKGGINGHPAATLGGWHLAVSRYSPNPKLAADLVLYLSSAEVEKQRAVEDSFNPTIPALYKDKDVLKANPFMADMLPTFSSAVARPSTVAGTKYNQVSNQFWNAAHDVLSGTASASDALTRLAASLQRIAPSGNWH; this is encoded by the coding sequence ATGTTCAAGTTGAGGGCAGGCGTGGCAGTCATCGCCTTGATGCTCGCCGCCGGCAGCGCCGGTGCGGCGACCTTGCGGCTCGTTTGCGGCTCGGCCGGCATCGACCAAAGCAGTTGCGAGGCGGCCGCGAAGGCGTGGGCGCAAAAAACCGGCAACCAAGTCGAATTCGTCAGCATGCCGAACAATTCGAGCGAGGCGCTTGCGCTCTACGAGCAATTGCTGAGCAGCGGCTCGGACAAGCTCGACGTCATGCAGATCGACACTGTTTGGCCCGGCATCTTGGCCAATCAACTGGTCGACTTGAAGCCGTATCTGAAAGACAGGATCGCCGACTACTTCCCGAGCGCGATCGCCAACGATACGGTCAACGGCAAACTCGTTGCCGTGCCCTGGTACATCGACACGGGCATGCTCTACTATCGCAAGGACCTGCTCGCGAAGTACCACATGAGAGTGCCGACCACGTGGGAAGAACTCGGCGCCACCGCGCGCAAGATTCAAGACGCGGAACGCGCGGCCGGCAACGAAAAGATGTGGGGTTACGTCTGGCAGGGCCGCGCCTACGAAGGGTTGACCTGCGACGCGCTCGAATGGGTCAGCAGCTACAACGGCGGCAACGTCATCGACGCGCAAGGGCGTGTGACGATCGACAACCCGGCCGCCGCCAAGGCGCTCGAAACTGCCTCGAAGTGGGTCGGCACGATCACGCCGAAAGCGGTTCTGAATTACGGCGAAGAGGAAGCGCGCGGCGTATTCCAGTCCGGCAACGCGGTGTTCATGCGCAATTGGCCGTACGTCTGGTCGATCGCGAACAAGGACGGCAGCCCCGTCAAAGGCGAGATCGGCGTCGCGCCGCTGCCCAAGGGCGGCATCAACGGCCACCCCGCCGCGACGCTCGGCGGATGGCATCTCGCCGTCTCGCGCTACTCGCCCAATCCGAAGCTCGCGGCCGACCTCGTGCTCTATCTGTCGAGCGCCGAAGTCGAGAAGCAGCGCGCCGTCGAAGACTCGTTCAACCCGACAATCCCCGCGCTCTACAAAGACAAGGACGTGCTCAAGGCCAATCCGTTCATGGCCGACATGCTGCCCACCTTCAGCAGCGCCGTCGCCAGGCCGTCGACCGTCGCCGGTACGAAGTACAACCAGGTCAGCAATCAGTTTTGGAATGCGGCGCACGACGTGCTGTCCGGAACGGCTAGCGCATCGGACGCACTGACGCGGCTGGCGGCCTCGCTGCAGCGAATCGCGCCGAGCGGCAACTGGCATTGA
- a CDS encoding nitric-oxide reductase large subunit, with protein sequence MQSTQRLWRWLGLVCLLSFAALLWLGKEIYLAAPPIPSAVVSDSGQVLFTGAQIKRGQQVWLAAGGQQLGTVWGHGSYVAPDWSADWLHREATRLREIWAQQQFSKPYAALTPDQQGMLDARLKREMRANRYDASTGRITMTNERTTAAREVAAHYEALFGTDHSLDTLRDQYAMNAGSVRSADDRTALASFFFWSAWSATTDRPGQTGITYTNNWPHEPLVDNNPTVANGMWSIVSVILLLAGIAGMIWYHASHDDGGHHVAAPAADPLFNVTPTPSMKATKKYFYVVIGLLLVQVGMGAITAHYAVEGHSFFGLPLAQVLPWVVSRTIHTQFGVLWIATAWLATGLYISPLLSGYEPKLQKLGVNVLFYALLFIVVGSTVCGWLGTLQHRGTHFAFWIGNQGLAYTSMGRVWQILLFIGLLFWLLLMGRALMPALKNRETNGRGLIGMVFLSAACIGAFYSTSLAWGQNTHYSMIEYWRWWLVHLWVEGFFEVFATAVIALIFSRLGLIRIETANRAIVLETIVFLFGGILGTLHHLYFTGASTAVIAVGAVFSAFEVVPLALIGLEGWQTYRKTKAAPWVQTYKWAILCFVAVGVWNTVGAGLLGFSINPPISLYYVQGLNMTPAHGHAALFGVYGMLGIGLMLFCLRGLSPREAWDDDLLKPAFWMLNIGLFMMVFFSILPSGIYEAWASVSKGLWYARSPEIVHAPIMQALVWVRVPGDLVFAGGVLYLGWFALRLLRRVEPARPAHAPVESPAQRSAARIAAPRV encoded by the coding sequence ATGCAATCGACACAACGCTTATGGAGATGGCTGGGGCTAGTCTGCCTGCTATCGTTCGCCGCTTTACTGTGGCTCGGCAAAGAAATCTATCTGGCCGCCCCGCCCATTCCGAGCGCTGTCGTCAGCGACAGCGGTCAAGTGCTGTTCACCGGCGCGCAAATCAAGCGCGGCCAGCAAGTATGGCTCGCCGCCGGCGGCCAACAACTCGGTACGGTATGGGGTCACGGCAGCTACGTGGCACCGGACTGGTCGGCCGATTGGCTGCACCGCGAGGCAACGCGGCTGCGCGAAATCTGGGCGCAGCAGCAATTTAGCAAACCCTACGCAGCGCTCACGCCCGATCAACAAGGCATGCTCGACGCCCGCCTCAAGCGCGAAATGCGCGCGAATCGCTACGACGCGTCGACGGGCCGCATCACGATGACGAACGAGCGCACGACCGCCGCGCGCGAGGTGGCCGCGCATTACGAAGCGTTGTTCGGCACCGATCACTCGCTCGATACGTTGCGCGATCAGTACGCGATGAATGCCGGTTCCGTTAGGAGTGCTGACGATCGCACCGCGCTCGCGTCGTTCTTCTTCTGGTCGGCGTGGTCGGCCACGACCGATCGTCCCGGCCAAACGGGCATCACGTATACGAACAACTGGCCGCACGAGCCGCTCGTCGACAACAATCCGACCGTCGCCAACGGCATGTGGTCGATCGTGAGCGTCATCCTGCTGCTGGCCGGTATCGCCGGCATGATCTGGTATCACGCCTCGCACGACGACGGCGGGCATCATGTCGCCGCCCCCGCCGCCGATCCGCTGTTCAACGTGACGCCGACGCCATCGATGAAGGCGACGAAGAAGTACTTCTACGTCGTCATCGGCCTGCTGCTGGTGCAAGTCGGGATGGGCGCGATCACCGCGCACTATGCCGTCGAAGGTCACAGCTTTTTCGGCCTGCCGCTTGCGCAAGTGCTGCCGTGGGTCGTGAGCCGGACGATTCATACGCAGTTCGGCGTGCTCTGGATCGCGACGGCATGGCTCGCCACCGGGCTCTATATCTCGCCGCTTCTATCCGGCTACGAGCCCAAGCTGCAAAAGCTCGGCGTCAACGTGCTCTTCTATGCGCTGCTGTTCATCGTGGTCGGCTCGACCGTCTGCGGCTGGCTCGGCACGCTCCAGCATCGCGGCACGCATTTCGCCTTCTGGATCGGCAATCAAGGCCTCGCCTATACGAGTATGGGCCGCGTCTGGCAGATTCTGCTGTTCATCGGCCTGCTGTTCTGGTTGCTCTTGATGGGCCGCGCGCTGATGCCGGCGCTCAAGAATCGCGAAACGAACGGGCGTGGCCTCATCGGCATGGTGTTCCTGTCCGCCGCCTGCATCGGCGCGTTCTATTCGACCTCGCTCGCGTGGGGCCAGAATACGCACTACTCGATGATCGAGTACTGGAGATGGTGGCTCGTGCACCTGTGGGTCGAAGGCTTCTTCGAAGTGTTCGCCACCGCCGTCATCGCCCTGATCTTCTCGCGCCTCGGCCTGATCCGCATCGAAACGGCAAACCGCGCCATCGTGCTCGAAACGATCGTGTTCCTATTCGGCGGCATTCTCGGCACGCTGCACCATCTTTACTTCACGGGCGCATCGACGGCCGTGATTGCGGTAGGCGCCGTGTTCTCGGCCTTCGAAGTCGTGCCGCTCGCGCTGATCGGGCTCGAAGGCTGGCAAACCTATCGCAAGACGAAGGCCGCCCCGTGGGTTCAAACGTACAAATGGGCAATTCTCTGTTTCGTCGCCGTCGGCGTGTGGAATACCGTCGGTGCCGGCCTGCTCGGCTTCTCGATCAATCCGCCGATCTCGCTCTACTACGTGCAAGGGCTCAACATGACGCCCGCGCACGGCCACGCCGCGCTCTTCGGCGTGTACGGCATGCTCGGCATCGGGCTCATGCTGTTCTGCCTGCGCGGCCTTTCCCCACGTGAAGCCTGGGACGACGATCTGCTCAAGCCCGCGTTCTGGATGCTCAACATCGGCTTGTTCATGATGGTCTTCTTCTCGATCCTGCCGTCGGGCATCTACGAAGCCTGGGCCAGCGTCAGCAAGGGGCTGTGGTATGCGCGCTCGCCCGAGATCGTGCATGCGCCGATCATGCAAGCGCTCGTGTGGGTTCGCGTGCCAGGGGATCTCGTATTTGCGGGCGGCGTGCTCTATCTGGGCTGGTTCGCGTTGCGGCTGTTGCGCCGCGTCGAGCCCGCGCGCCCCGCACATGCGCCCGTCGAATCCCCAGCGCAGCGGAGCGCCGCTCGGATCGCAGCGCCACGCGTCTGA
- a CDS encoding ABC transporter ATP-binding protein, producing MSRIELTALHKNFGATPVLADVDLEIGPGEFCVFIGPSGCGKSTLLRLVAGLEEPSGGKIVIDGKRVNDVAPAKRDIAMVFQSYALYPHMTVYENMAFGLRHLRLPKGEVDRRVQVASASLRLTELLERKPAALSGGQRQRVAIGRAIVRKPKVFLFDEPLSNLDASLRVKTRVEIARLHRELGQVSMIYVTHDQIEAMTLADKIVLLRPLEGRTGVASIAQVGSPLELYHRPANLFVAGFIGSPSMNFIGATVAATAAAEVRALANDVPLRAAVSSEGLLPGAPVTLGIRPEHVRIGAGAQTGQVTHVERMGEHTYVYLDTTLCKQPIVAKTVPTAIGIGERLRFDLPPEALHLFHADGRAAKRLALEPDERVLATA from the coding sequence ATGAGTCGTATCGAACTGACTGCCTTGCATAAGAACTTCGGCGCGACGCCCGTACTCGCCGACGTCGACCTCGAGATCGGGCCTGGTGAATTCTGCGTATTCATCGGGCCGTCGGGCTGCGGAAAATCGACGCTGCTGCGGCTCGTGGCCGGCCTCGAGGAGCCGAGCGGCGGCAAGATCGTGATCGACGGCAAGCGCGTCAACGACGTCGCGCCGGCCAAGCGCGACATCGCGATGGTGTTTCAAAGCTACGCGCTATATCCGCATATGACCGTCTACGAGAACATGGCCTTCGGCTTGCGTCATCTGCGCTTGCCCAAAGGCGAGGTGGATCGGCGCGTGCAAGTCGCATCGGCATCGCTGCGTTTGACCGAACTGCTCGAGCGCAAGCCGGCTGCGCTCTCGGGCGGACAACGTCAACGCGTCGCGATCGGCCGAGCGATCGTGCGCAAGCCGAAAGTGTTCTTGTTCGACGAACCGCTTTCGAATCTCGATGCCTCGCTGCGCGTGAAGACACGGGTGGAAATCGCGCGCCTGCACCGCGAACTGGGTCAAGTCAGCATGATCTACGTGACGCACGATCAAATCGAAGCGATGACGCTCGCCGACAAAATCGTACTGCTACGCCCGCTCGAAGGCCGCACCGGCGTGGCGAGCATCGCACAGGTCGGCTCGCCGCTCGAGCTCTACCATCGGCCGGCCAATCTGTTCGTGGCCGGCTTCATCGGTTCGCCCTCCATGAACTTCATCGGCGCGACCGTGGCGGCGACCGCCGCCGCGGAGGTGCGCGCGCTCGCGAATGACGTGCCGCTACGTGCCGCCGTCTCCAGCGAGGGTTTGTTGCCCGGTGCGCCGGTCACGCTCGGGATTCGGCCCGAGCATGTCCGTATCGGCGCCGGCGCGCAGACGGGGCAAGTGACGCACGTCGAACGGATGGGAGAGCACACCTATGTCTACCTCGACACGACGCTCTGCAAGCAACCGATCGTCGCGAAGACCGTGCCTACCGCCATCGGAATCGGCGAACGACTGCGCTTCGACTTGCCGCCGGAGGCATTGCATCTATTTCATGCGGACGGACGCGCGGCGAAGCGGCTTGCGCTCGAACCGGACGAGCGTGTGCTCGCCACGGCCTGA
- a CDS encoding winged helix-turn-helix domain-containing protein has protein sequence MTDKHRILVLDDDPQVREWLHKVLEEAGFDVSTVDTAARMQACLAAAPHALVILDLKLRGEDGLTVARELRRRSSVPIIMMSGLGDETDRVLGLETAADDFVTKPFSGRELLARVRAQLRRTTELSMPRMANGASGGPRFGFDGWLLDLASRTLTHNGDPCALTQGEFALLSAMIQQPSRVWSRDQLLEHTRGIDIDVYDRTIDVLILRLRRKIEPNPAQPQYIRTQRGAGYLFSAQVVRL, from the coding sequence ATGACAGACAAACATCGAATCTTGGTCTTGGACGATGATCCGCAAGTGCGCGAGTGGTTGCACAAAGTGCTCGAAGAAGCGGGATTCGACGTATCGACGGTCGACACGGCGGCGCGCATGCAGGCTTGCTTAGCGGCAGCGCCGCATGCGCTCGTGATTCTCGACCTGAAGCTGCGCGGCGAAGACGGCTTGACTGTCGCGCGCGAGTTGCGCCGTCGATCGAGCGTGCCGATCATCATGATGAGCGGCCTCGGCGACGAAACCGACCGCGTGCTCGGCCTCGAAACGGCCGCGGACGATTTCGTGACGAAGCCGTTCTCGGGGCGCGAGCTGCTCGCGCGCGTGCGCGCGCAATTGCGGCGCACCACGGAATTGTCGATGCCGCGCATGGCAAACGGGGCATCCGGCGGGCCGCGCTTCGGCTTCGACGGCTGGCTGCTCGACCTCGCCTCGCGCACGCTCACGCACAACGGCGACCCATGTGCGTTGACGCAGGGCGAGTTCGCGCTGCTCTCGGCGATGATCCAGCAGCCCTCGCGCGTTTGGTCGCGAGACCAACTGCTCGAACACACGCGCGGCATCGATATCGACGTCTACGATCGCACGATCGACGTCCTGATTCTGCGGCTGCGACGCAAGATCGAGCCGAATCCCGCGCAGCCGCAGTACATCCGCACGCAGCGCGGCGCCGGGTATCTTTTCAGTGCGCAAGTCGTGAGGCTCTGA
- a CDS encoding carbohydrate ABC transporter permease, which translates to MRKHPLERASYAMLSAIVLVVALFPFVYMVATSLKQGDALYDTSLIALHPSLENYRQLFRDQPFGTYLLNSAFVAGATVALSIAVSVPAAYALGRVSFKGRGVLLMCILGVSMFPQVAILSGLFELVRTLGLYDHLSALALSDLVFTLPFTIWVLVTFMRELPRELEEAALVDGVGVMTMIFRVFMPLLRPALAATALLAFVAAWNEFLFALTFTISSNERTVPVAITMVGGASSFELPWGTIMAASVIVTVPLVALVLVFQRHIVSGLTAGAIKG; encoded by the coding sequence ATGAGAAAGCATCCGCTCGAGAGGGCCTCGTATGCGATGTTGTCGGCCATCGTGCTCGTGGTCGCATTGTTCCCGTTCGTCTATATGGTCGCCACGTCGCTCAAGCAAGGCGATGCGCTCTACGATACGTCGCTGATCGCACTCCATCCGTCGCTGGAAAACTATCGGCAGCTTTTTCGCGACCAGCCGTTCGGCACCTACTTGCTCAATTCCGCGTTCGTCGCGGGGGCGACCGTGGCGTTGTCGATCGCTGTCTCCGTACCCGCGGCCTATGCGCTGGGGCGCGTCTCGTTCAAGGGCCGTGGCGTGCTGCTGATGTGCATCCTCGGCGTATCGATGTTTCCGCAAGTGGCGATCCTGTCGGGATTATTCGAACTCGTTCGTACGCTGGGGCTGTACGACCACCTATCGGCGCTCGCGCTGTCGGATCTCGTGTTCACGCTGCCGTTCACGATTTGGGTGCTCGTCACGTTCATGCGAGAACTACCGCGCGAACTCGAGGAAGCGGCGCTCGTCGATGGCGTCGGCGTGATGACGATGATCTTTCGCGTGTTCATGCCGTTGCTGCGGCCCGCGCTCGCCGCCACGGCGTTGCTCGCATTCGTTGCCGCGTGGAACGAGTTCCTGTTTGCGCTCACGTTCACGATCTCGTCGAACGAACGCACAGTGCCCGTCGCGATCACGATGGTCGGCGGCGCCAGCAGCTTCGAATTGCCGTGGGGCACCATCATGGCCGCCTCCGTCATCGTGACCGTGCCGCTCGTTGCACTCGTGCTCGTGTTTCAACGACACATCGTCTCCGGCCTGACGGCCGGTGCGATCAAGGGATGA